The following DNA comes from Oncorhynchus mykiss isolate Arlee chromosome 16, USDA_OmykA_1.1, whole genome shotgun sequence.
AAATAAAAACttgacatacatacatacaccagcTTAGCTATCCAATAACCATTATGATAGCTGCATAAAGACAACTGTATCCAACTTTGAATGGTTGTAGCTAGCTACCACCTAGATAACATTAGCTAAGGCTTGGGGTGGTATTCCCCTGACCCTTGCTCTGACCATTACCAGAGGGACCTGTCTAAATGTGTTAAAATAAGAGCAGATAGTGTAATTAACGTTAGCTTGAGTGGATAACTCTGAAATAGTTATTTGTTTACATGTTCAGTGAATGGTGGTACCACTGGTAGTCTGGCTAATTTACCAATACAGTGGGTTATGCTAACTCgctagctagcaaacaaaggGTCAAACTGGAAGGCAGACGTACCCGTATGTTAGCTATGCTCCTGTCAACAATGAGCGTTAGCTTAGATACAACCAGAGCCATCTAAATACACGACTCTGCTACAACCACACTTGGAATGACTAACGTTAATCATATGAATAATAAGAGTATTTCGTTATCAGGGGCTCAGTGCATTTACTCATTTCACTGTTAACATGCTGGCGATTTAGCTAAATTAATTTAGGAGATTAACCGAGCACTCCCTGCTAGCTAACGTGCAGTGCCAACAAGACAGCCCAGGCTCCGACTAATATTTGTTTGGTTGCTGAGTGTTCCTCTTCATTGTCAGtacattagctagctactatATTACAACTAAAGATAGTATTACCATGCGAGCCGCCTCAGCCCACGTGCGTTCCTTCTTTCTCTTCTGTTTGTCCTTCATTTCCTCCCCTCTAGTAGCTAGCAGTTATCGGTTGCGCCTCCAGCAGCAGCTAGCTTTTTAGCAAGCTAAATACGGTCGGTGGATCAAGAAACCCCGaactagcaagctaacgttagctgaacTGTTTCTCTCCGTTTCGCTAGCCTTCCCACCACGTAGTTGCTAGTTCTCTCTCTCGTCTGGTGCTCGGTAGGCACGCCTCTTGTTGTGCTAATTCATTTAGCTATATAAACTATTGTTGTTCTACGCTAGTGCACGGTAACGCGCCTAAAGGCTAGTAagacgctagctagctaataaacacATACGGGGGGCGCCTCTCGTCTTGAAGCTACTACCACAGTTTCTAACCTAGAGGGCCCAACATCGCGATACTTCCCAAGACTCACTCCGTGGACTCAAcggaccagactggggtttgggaaGTGGACGATTCTTCCTTAAATGGTTAATTTTCTCGATTTCTGAAGGCACAACTTtagattcgagccaatgtcttaagtagctGATTGTGTTATAATTCCAACCTCAAACTGACACGTTTTAATTTTCGTCAAAAATGACTTTATATCGATGGACCGTTAGACCTGAAGACGTGTTTCTgcgcatgagcttagctagcgTCGCATACTAAACCATATTGTTGTATTAATAGTGGTTCACGGCGAAGCTATTGCTTATCTCTCCTGTATTCTTTGATTTTATTTTTCTTGACATGGTCGAATAACTCAAGCATAAATGTGTAACTTTTTCTAAATTGGCACAAAGTAAGTGGCACAGAGTAATTTGCTAAAAAATAATGTCACAGATTGGCCTACAGGTGGTGCTGTTATAAGCAGTCTCACTTaacacactccagcacagtaggtggcggcatgcagaCTAAACATTTGTTTGCTGACCGACATGTTGAATGAAGAAGTCTCACTGAAACCGAagatagaacaatgagccagATGTTTCACTGTAAATCTGAAGCATCcagttggcgtttccactcacgaccaaatatggtgatgagaggaagcccagtggcctgCATTGGAGAAGATGGCGccagatggattttggccgacattctgcaaatgttctcatcgattaaacatttgatctcaatacagttttctattcccaaaactagaatatgCTACGAACAGAGTGAAACtacgttttgtagactttaccctttgccaaagtttttttttaaatggcattgTCTAGAAGGAGTGCACgagcgaattgagttattgcacaggAGCACTTCAGACTAGGCTTCCCTAacgaaatatgcaaatacatgctagaacGCGCAAATAGGATCTCGCttgctcgtgcttggctctgcctaCCTCCTtgcccactatgattaatttgctcGCATCGAAAAATAGGCTGTTGTCTATATTGGGTTAGTTATACAGACCTTTGCTTAACCTAGATAGAACAAGGGTTAGTGCTATACAGTTTTCTGTTCACAAAACTACAATCTGTTACGaaaaaaaagtcaaagggtcacaTCTACAAAACTTTGTGGACTCTGTTCGTAATCAGTGTTGGTTTAAATGGGAGCAAATGAAGCATAGTTgtcagaacaagcaaggaggtgggcagagccatgCACGAACTAGCGAAAAACGATTGGTGTgttctagcatgtatttgcatattacCACTAGAGAAAGCCTTCTCTGTGAAGTGCGCATTCCTAGTAAACGATgaaacggaaatatgcaaatacaatGCTTGTTCTGACAACTATGCTTAATTTGCTCCCATTTAAACCAACACGGGTAACTAActgtcttgggttagttataaatatCTTTGCTTAAACCCTCATATCCGTCACCCCATTTGGCATAGCCCAATAATGGATTTAAGAAGCCTAACGTTACTCCTTATTATCCAAGGATCTTACAATTTCTGTTAAGAGGCGAATTGGCTGTCAGCCAAAACAtccaaatactccatctaaacgtgaatcaaTTCTCAATTGCGGTAAGGTTCTAAACTTAAAGCACTCTACTTTCATAACACATCagaaataatttcacaaatgcaaaatatacCCTTTAACCGGTTTTAATAGTTGCAACCGaaagtatttttcagtgacatcACGTTTGGGGTGTCTTCCGTTCACactaattagcacaggtagtcGACTCTGTCTCCCGTCGGTTTTCCGTAAACAAGCGCTGTATCATGGAAATATGGCCATGTGGAAACCATAACGAAGTTGGAGAAAAGCAAAGGGATTGGTTAAGAGATGGCATCAGTCATCAGGAAATCAGATTTTACGTGTCCATTTAAATCCTTTGTAAATCCACTCCACAATGGCTTATCTACTTGAAACGTTTTAAGGTCATCAAAACCATTATCATGATGAACCATGTTAAGTTTTTGATAGCTTAAAAAAATAAGGAAACTATTAACAATTCACTTTTGTGACTATGTAACGCTAATACTTAAAATAATCATAAATAATATTATTTTCATGGACTAAATGTCAGATTCACTCCAAATCTGTTTTTTGGACTCATTACAATAGTCCCTAAAGAGTTTGAGAAAACAACATTGACGCATTCAAAGTTGGCCACACTATACCAGTTGATGCATATTAGCACATATGCTAAAATGTGCAAAATATACATAAATCGAATAAAAAACAAATTGGGAATTTACTAATAAAGGGATTGATCACAAGATGGCTGAGATATTGACAAATCAGATTTTCCATTTCCATTTAAAACACTGTAAATCCACTCCTCAGTGGTCTTTCAACTTGAAACTTGTCATGGACGTCCCTAAGATTGACCACACTGGTATTGATAAGAAAAAACAAGGAAACTATTAACTTATTTTTTGCATATGTAATGCTAATGCTCAAAATCATCTGCAATCCTCTTCTCCTTTAATTGTTTTGAGAAAAAAAATAGGTGCTGCATTCAAATATCTCCGCACTGTACCTATAGATGCGAGTTAGCACATAAGCCAATGCAAAAAatactgggcacagacgtcatgtcagttcaacgtctagttttgatttacattcgGTTGAGCTTTCAACTAACGTGAAATGTCATTGGCTGGCCTGTAGGTTACAAGTTgtgtgaataaaaaaaataaaaaaatgcccTTACGTTgattttttgcaaatccaatcagtttcccactttgattcaacgtcatcacatacattggggaggggggggggggggggggttgaaatgacgtgttaacaatgttgattcaaccaattTTTGCCCAGTGAGTCACTTTGGAATGCAAGGCGGACAGAACACAACAGTGAGGTCAAGGGTCAAAACACTGCAGGAATGAAACACTAAACAactctccctaccccctctctctctctagtcactcTACAAACCAACGCTAGTGGGAGAGAATTGACAGAGATCAAGCCATTGTGGCTCTGCTATCTGCAAAATTAGCCACAATCAGTGTTacacttggactgaaataggtgctgGTACTCATTCTGGGTgtcggtactgtttatatttaggtgcagaagctccacaatacttttgagctaatattctctaagaggaacaggagctcaagcagtagaacattttagGTGCCGGTATTCAGCTCCAAGTTAAGCACGGGTCACAATGGCATCATGTAACCTGTCCATGGACGAACCTGGCAGAGATCAACCTGAAGGAAAACATGGAGAGGAAAAATCTGAGACCACCCCtgtgggcacagacgtcaattcaatgtctattccacgttggttcaatgttgttttattgaaatgacatggaaacaactttgattcaaccagCGTGTGTCCAGTGGGACATTCTGttttgagatttaaaaaaatccaAGAATAAATACGATTTTTCTAGGCTACTATTTAATTACATAAAGACATAAGGGAGCATAATTATATTTACTACAGCGTTAAGAATAAAACCCTAGGGCTAGCCATATTTTTCATTGATGTTCCAGTACTCTAGTTTTCTTAGGGTGTGCAGTGCTGTTCAAATGACAGTGCCTTAACTGCCTATTTATTAGCGCACACAAAAATTGGGGTAAGGGGTGAATAAAATCATTTTGGTTATTATCAAACGAAAACGGATTATAGTCTGTAAAAAATAGAGTACTAGTCATTATGATTACCCATACCCCCAAATAAAGTCACACAGAGAACATCCACATTAATAAAAATAGGTACAATCTGTCATTTCAACAGCCTGATCCTGCCACATTGTTTGGTgaactgagggatggggctggggaaatGTAACCACACATTTTGCAGCTGGAGCTGCAATGCAAACCTTAACAGACAGTCTGTGAGATTGCCATGATATAGTTTGAAGCTATTGGTACAAGACAAATGACAAAAGCAGTAGGCTATGCAACCTTACTCCACAATCAATGCAACCTAAATCCCTGTTTCAAATAGTTCATCAATGAAGGAACTGTTTGAAACATGGATTAAGTTTACATTAGGATTTTTGGTCATCCTAAGACCTGACCAGAACCAGATAATGACCAGAAAATCTGATGGAGATGAGCATCTTCTCCTCCTCGTCGTAAGTGAGTCcgctacctccatcctcctctcttcttatATAGTGTCATGATGTGGGACCCATATGGCCATCCTCTTGTTTTTTGGGCGTACAACACCTTCAATTTAACAGTTTTAATTTTCTACAGAAAAAAGGAGTATATGCAATGATGTTATGGAATCATCTTTTTCTAAGTTTTAAAATATTGTCCCATGTCTTAAGGTTTAATATGAAGTATTGCATACTAGGTCGCAGTGTTGGTGAACCTTATTTAGTTGGCAACCTCTACAAAAGTTAGTCAAAAAGTGGTGTGTCTGACGTCACACTCCCATAATGCAAGCGCTCTGCAACTCCAGCGCCGCGGAGGAAAAACCCAGGCCCCGAAAATAATAAAACttaaaaaaattggaaaaatagTTTTACAAAACATCTGAGAGAAAAGGACCAAGAACCGAATCGTGAAAGTTTTAAAGGTACGTTTACGCCCATTTTCAACGGAAACGTCCCAAATATACGCCTGCCAGGCTGATAGTAAAAATCTAACGTTACTCATACCGATCAAATTCGGTGACATGAACTTGCTGAATTTCTTTAGCACTTTTCAAATAGTAGTGCAACatgtacatttattttcattACTTTATGTAATTAAGGAAAACATCACTGTTTTGTTAGCGCTCATCACATTTTCAGAATacaaacgtttaaaaaaaatgtttttgaatgTTATCATCACGTCCTTATTTTCGTATTACGTTTCCCCATTCATTATTTTTCAATCATTGCTCATGATTTACACGAGTCCATTTATTGAGTTAAGTTAATTTACTTTGTGTTTTTAAGTTACTACGTGAATacgtttttgtgtgtttttgactTCATATACATGCTGATCAGCGCGAGTTGATGATGAACCATATGTTCGTTGTAATAGACTTGATTCGTTTCCAAGTGAAACTCTCATACCTTGCTTTTCATTGTTCAGATCAGAGTGTCTTTTGTACAGTTGCCCCATCAAATGATGTGAAAAGGATAATTTTCTAATATAGAATACAAGGCTCATATCATGCCACCCCAGGTTTCACTTGATGAATATTGATCTGCAGCACTTGCACAATTAGCCTAACCATAGTAAATCTTCAACTTAAAAAGCcaagtaatatttttttttaaatattacgGTATTGCCAAAGTTAAAATAATGTAAAGTGCATCGCTTTGGATGGGTGCTATACATGGGGTGTGTCCGGCATCAGCTTGACCCTGGTAATTTCATCACACAACAACTGTAGGCTGATCTTAACCTTGTGCTTCTTTATAGGACTGTGGTCATGCAAAATTGCCACTCACGTTCAACCGGTCCTCTGGCTCGTGTGGCTGGATGAGACAGGGAGAAGAAGCACACAACTTTGGACCTTACCCAATAATTACCCTGCGgagacacgcacacatacacacacaaaaacataaaaCTCACACAAGCTCAGGGATGCTCACACAGCCACAGCCTTAGCAGCTGAGTGAGTGACTCTGCTCTCTTTGCCCAGGCCCTATTGGGTTGCTATGGCAGCTGCTGCTGCAGAACCCCCCCATCTGATAAAAGCTCGTACTGGAAAGGGAGACAGGCGGACAGATCCTCACCTGGAGAGAATACGAAACACTCCACTAGCAGCATTCAGCAGCATTCAGCAGCATTCAACACCCTACTCTCCATTAACGGTGCAGCCAATGGTGTCAAGTTTGAAGGTCCTCTCTTAAAATACCCCATGAGTGTTTTGTCCGTCTGCTCATGCTTATGGCCCGTCGCCCTCTGCAGAAGACCCAGCGCCGTTACCTCTGCTAGAGCATGTTCCAACAGAAGGAGCACCTGAAGAGCCACCTGCAGGCCCACGACGCCAACAGGCAGGTGTTCCACTGCCAGGAGTGTGGCAAACAGTACAGCACTCAGTTGGGCTACCGGCGCCACCTGCTGGCCGCCCACGCCCCTGCCTCCAGCGCCACCATCCCTGGGGAGCTCCATTGCCAAGAGGGGGCGCCTGCCCTGCTGGAGCAGCTGGGGAGCCACACCGACAGGCTTCCGCCACTGGAGGTCACCGCCACCGTCAGGGAGAGGAAGTATTCGTGCGAGCGCTGCGACCGGCGCTTCTACACTCGCAAGGATGTGCGGCGTCACGCGGTGGTGCACACGGGCCGCCGTGACTTTCTGTGCCCGCGCTGCGCCCAGCGATTTGGTCGCAGGGACCATCTGACGCGCCACCTGAAGAAGAGCCACGTCCAGGAGCCCACAACCACCACCCCCACACCAGCCCCCACCACACCTGGGCCCGTAAAGGAAGAGCCAAGTCCGGTGCAATGCAGCATGGGACCCTCCTCCAAGGAGCATGTAGAGGCCTTCCCCATTGACATGTACAGCAGTTACCCCCTGCAGACCATTTCCAATCCAGGCATGGGCCACCAACACCACTCTCTCATGCAGGGCTCCCTGTCCACGGCCATGGGGGTGGGCCTCCACATGCCAggcccctctccccatccccaccaccacctcccccagcagcaacagcagcctTATGGCCACATGGCCAGGTATCAGCATGGATCTACCTCATATCCCCGCACTGACATGGAGAGCTTCCTAATGGACCTGCAGAGCGGGCTGCCCCCACACCTGACCAcagcctcctcctctacctcctcctccgcctccccTCAGAGGGAAGTGCTTTCAGAAACCCAGGGTGGCCCAGTGGCTGGGGACCCCCACCTTCTGTCCAGGAGCCCCGCTCTCTCCTCAGCCGAGCTGTCGTGCGCTGCTAACATGGACTTGGGTCCTCTTCTGGGCTTCTTGCCGTTCAGCCTGCCTCCCTACAGTGCTCATATGAGTATGGGAGGTCTGGTGATGGGCTACCcgtctacctccacctccactgtGCCGCCCTCCTCCTCCAGCCCCCTACCCTATCAGGCCCCAGGAGGACTCACCTTCCTGCAGCCCCCACAACTTCACGCACCGCAGGTCCCCGGAgcccacaaccacaacaacaaccagctACCTCAGGGGTTCAGCAATCCTGGAATGAGCACTTCCACCTCCCTACCTCGCTACTACCAGACCTTTCAACAGTGAGCAGCCTGATACCATGTGACCCACGTGACCCCAGCACCAGGCCAAGGAACACTCCAAATATTCTTGAATAAAGCCTCCCATAAAGGACGAGTGTCTCGAAAGTCTTGAATATACGAGTGATACATATAGGCATCAAATGTGcttgcatttattttttttatgggaAAAAAAtgggaattgtatttttttaatgatgCTAATTAAGCTTTCAGTAGCAATAGTTTTTGTTATGATGATGTTGAACACAAATAACCACTTCATCAGTATTACCTCATCCGATAATAAGAAACTTGAGCAGAAGGAGAATAGAAAGTGTGTTTTAGCAACCAAAATGTTGTTTTATTGAAACCTGTTAGAAATAGGCCAAATGGTTGCACTTTGTTCAGAAAAGACCGCATAAGGTCTAAACAATGTGGACATAAGTGCTGCATGACACCTGCCACTCATCTTGTTTTCCAATAATGTTAGTCACTTGTATGACAATGGTCATGTTAGATATTTAACAGCAGCTTATGTAAAAGTGTACTTGTGTTATCATGTTCTGCTTATTTATACAAAAACTAGAGATGTTTGATTTTTAAATCCCTTTAAAGCAGTTTCCCAAACCTCTATACAGGACCCCCATTCCAATTATTTGGTATGTTCCAGACAGTattagcacacctgattcaagtaATCAAGAGCTTGATTAATAGTTGACCAGTTCAATCAACTGTGCTTGTTCTGGAATATACCAAGTAAGTGGAATGGCAGGGGGTACTTGAGGAGAGGTTTGTCAAACACTGCTTTAGAGAGTGTTACTGAAATGGGTTTCATATTACTGCATATCATTGACTGTATCCTTTATTCAGTGAAATGTTGCACCGATGTCTTAAAAAAATGCTACTGTTGTGCCTCTTGGGTGTCTACTCTATTGACTGGGTTTAAGCACTTAAGACATTATGAAAGGATAGAATTGATGTCTTATGAAATGTTTTGTTCTTTTTACCTCAACAACATGCTCTCCTAGATGAAGAGATTAATACAGAACTCTGTCCTTTGGGGTTAGGGTATATCATTTTAATCTCTTTCCTAGTTACTTTGGCTCTAACTTGTGCTATTAGATCTAAAGTGAAAATGTAGATTTTCTTAATCAAATTGCTTGTTTTGTTTAGATACAACAGACAGTGACATTGATTGACCCATAaactctctacctctaccttatCCTATTACAGTACCCGTTTCTTTCTTTGCGTGGAGGTAACTGTTACGTAAAAATGAACAATCAGTACGGAATAACATCTCTCCTCCTTGAACATTGTTGTCTCTTTTACCAGTACTTATGTATTGTATCCTTTCCTGATATGTAGAGATCAGTTCCTCCACGCCCATGATGATTGTATATTTGTTGGCAGCGTTTTAGACAGACTACATTGCAGACGCCTGCCAAATCTCACAACACCTGGATAGGTGTTTTAACATATCAcctaaccacatcatatgataTAGCAATCTGAGGCCTGACTGCGCAGTCAATTAAGTAGcatgcaaccattggttgatgcaatgcAACTGTCTGAAATGTAGTCAGCCTGGAACGCGTCCTTTGACTACCTCAGAAAAGAGCAACTTGTAATTGCAGAGAAAACATTTGTGTAGAGTTTATTTTTGTCAATTCAACGAACGCACACTTTATAGTAATAGATTTGTATTGAGGTTAGCTTAGCATATTGACGAAAGGATGTTATGCCCAATAGTTAAGTTCCCATCATATTGTATTGAATGAGGATTCCATTTAATTAAATTGCATTGTTGCCTGCAGTAAAATTAGCTGGAAGCGTTACTAGTATGCAGGCATCACATCCTCGTTAGCTCTTAGGACAAGGCTCTAGCTGTTTGTTCCATCACCCTATAGAAGAAGATACAAAACAAGAATTGCTGAACTGCTCTTATCATATTATCTTTGAAGCATTTTCTTATTGTATGAATGTAAACAATAAAGTACCTATTAGATTGGATTGGTTTCTCGTTATTGagttgcgcagcggtctaaggcactgcacctcagtgcttgaggcgtcactacacacaccctggttcgaatccaggctgtatcacatccggccgtgaatgggagtcccatagggacacaattggcccagcatcgtccgggtttgagtgaggtaggccatcattgtaaataagaatttgttcttaactgacttgcctagtaaaataaaggttacgtTTAAAATTACAAAATAATTTCACTATTTCCTTTATAGATGTAGTGTCATATCTTTTGGCATGAATCCGCTTCCATACATTTCCACACAAGAAAAAATATAAAAGTACAAAATTGCTGTTCATTTTATGAGTG
Coding sequences within:
- the LOC110492282 gene encoding zinc finger protein PLAGL2, which produces MFQQKEHLKSHLQAHDANRQVFHCQECGKQYSTQLGYRRHLLAAHAPASSATIPGELHCQEGAPALLEQLGSHTDRLPPLEVTATVRERKYSCERCDRRFYTRKDVRRHAVVHTGRRDFLCPRCAQRFGRRDHLTRHLKKSHVQEPTTTTPTPAPTTPGPVKEEPSPVQCSMGPSSKEHVEAFPIDMYSSYPLQTISNPGMGHQHHSLMQGSLSTAMGVGLHMPGPSPHPHHHLPQQQQQPYGHMARYQHGSTSYPRTDMESFLMDLQSGLPPHLTTASSSTSSSASPQREVLSETQGGPVAGDPHLLSRSPALSSAELSCAANMDLGPLLGFLPFSLPPYSAHMSMGGLVMGYPSTSTSTVPPSSSSPLPYQAPGGLTFLQPPQLHAPQVPGAHNHNNNQLPQGFSNPGMSTSTSLPRYYQTFQQ